The following proteins are encoded in a genomic region of Sorangiineae bacterium MSr12523:
- a CDS encoding methyltransferase domain-containing protein, producing the protein MSTTPSAAPRILSTRDGYDLWAEIYDTEQNPLILLEEPEVKRHLGDVRGLAVADVGCGTGRHAVRLAAERAHVTALDFSEGMIGRAKAKATVGDISFVVHDIATPLPLADRSMDRVINCLVLDHVPTARLEALFRELGRICKRDGFIVVSVMHPAMMLRGVQARFTDPKTGQETRPESSPNVISDYVMGALGAGLRVLHLSEHAVGDELASSVPRAAKYLGWPVLFMMKLAPGDT; encoded by the coding sequence ATGAGTACGACACCGAGCGCGGCGCCGCGCATTTTATCGACGCGAGACGGGTACGATCTCTGGGCGGAGATTTACGACACCGAACAAAATCCGCTCATTTTGTTGGAGGAACCCGAGGTGAAACGCCACCTTGGCGATGTTCGCGGCTTGGCCGTCGCGGACGTGGGCTGTGGAACGGGCCGCCACGCCGTGCGCTTGGCAGCGGAGAGGGCGCACGTGACCGCCCTCGATTTTTCCGAGGGCATGATCGGGCGCGCCAAGGCGAAAGCGACCGTGGGCGACATCTCCTTCGTGGTGCACGACATTGCGACGCCGCTCCCACTGGCCGATCGCAGCATGGACCGCGTGATCAACTGCCTCGTGCTCGACCACGTGCCGACAGCGCGGCTCGAGGCGTTGTTTCGCGAGCTGGGGCGCATCTGCAAGCGCGATGGCTTCATCGTCGTCTCAGTGATGCACCCGGCGATGATGCTGCGCGGAGTGCAAGCGCGCTTCACGGATCCCAAGACGGGGCAGGAGACCCGGCCGGAAAGCAGCCCGAACGTGATCAGCGACTACGTGATGGGCGCACTCGGGGCGGGGCTGCGCGTGCTGCATCTTTCCGAACACGCCGTCGGCGACGAGCTGGCCTCGAGCGTGCCGCGCGCCGCGAAATACCTGGGCTGGCCCGTGCTCTTCATGATGAAGCTTGCGCCGGGCGATACCTAG